A genomic window from Vitis riparia cultivar Riparia Gloire de Montpellier isolate 1030 chromosome 18, EGFV_Vit.rip_1.0, whole genome shotgun sequence includes:
- the LOC117906316 gene encoding disease resistance protein RML1A-like translates to MDSSSSSLASSISSSSDWKYAVFLSFRGEDTRNNFTGHLYKALDQKGIETFMDDKKLRTGEEISPTLVTAIQRSRCSIIVLSENYASSKWCLEELVMILECKRTKNLKVVPIFYNVDPSHVRNQTGSFGEALAKHKENLKIKVEKVQKWREALTQVANLSGLHSVKNKPEAQLIEEIIADISKDLYSVPLKDAPNLVAVDSCIRELESLLCLPSMDVRMVGIWGMGGIGKTTLARAIYEQISGQFEGCCFLPNVEHLASKGDDYLRKELLSKVLRDKNIDVTITSVKARFHSKKVLIVIDNVNHRSILKTLVGELDWFGPQSRIIITTRDKHVLTMHGVDVIYEVQKLQDDKATELFNHHAFINHPPTEDVMELSQRVIAYAQGLPLALEVLGSSLCKKSKDEWECALNKLEKIPDMEIRKVLQTSFDELDDDQKNIFLDIAIFFNEVEEDFTTEMLNSFGFSAISGIRTLIDKSLIRNLDDELHMHDLLIEMGKEIVRRTSPKEPGKRTRLWEQQDICHVLEKNMGTDEVEVIDFNLSGLKEICFTTEAFGNMSKLRLLAIHESSFSDDSECSSRLMQCQVHISDDFKFHYDELRLLMWEEYPLKSLPSDFKSQNLVFLSMTKSHLTRLWEGNRVFKNLKYIDLSDSKYLAETPDFSRVANLKILNFEGCTQLRKIHSSLGDLDKLIGLSFKNCINLEHFPGLDQLVSLEALNLSGCSKLEKFPVISQPMPCLSKLCFDGTAITELPSSIAYATKLVVLDLQNCEKLLSLPSSICKLAHLETLSLSGCSRLGKPQVNSDNLDALPRILDRLSHLRELQLQDCRSLRALPPLPSSMELINASDNCTSLEYISPQSVFLCFGGSIFGNCFQLTKYQSKMGPHLRRMATHFDQDRWKSAYDQQYPNVQVPFSTVFPGSTIPDWFMHYSKGHEVDIDVDPDWYDSSFLGFALSAVIAPKDGSITRGWSTYCNLDLHDLNSESESESSWVCSFTDARTCQLEDTTINSDHLWLAYVPSFLGFNDKKWSRIKFSFSTSRKSCIVKHWGVCPLYIEGSSDDNYNHDGDYSSGRCCLNEGLGVQTSNDNNIDDEGNACGSVLDDLREWGLEDIIIRRSPEDDQPSGQVYEDANGTHAWNQERLRMQPNPLIAQTSYGQYTHERNPAKSVLDYRYESTFEDGIVRMRSLLEEYPGVIGFSPTDSHSWDQERLGRQPNPPISNSETGFWICITIFSFFFLAHIFHSASFRISPLLGVLLLLFIFSRL, encoded by the exons AtggattcttcttcatcttcactggcttcttcaatttcttcttcttctgattGGAAGTATGCTGTGTTTCTCAGCTTTAGAGGAGAGGATACTCGCAATAATTTTACTGGCCATCTCTATAAAGCTTTGGACCAAAAAGGAATTGAAACCTTTATGGATGATAAGAAGCTTAGAACAGGTGAAGAGATATCTCCCACACTTGTTACAGCAATCCAAAGATCAAGGTGCTCTATCATTGTTCTGTCAGAAAATTATGCATCTTCCAAGTGGTGTCTAGAGGAACTTGTGATGATACTAGAGTGCAAAAGAACCAAAAATCTGAAGGTTGTGCCTATCTTCTACAATGTGGATCCATCACATGTTCGGAACCAGACCGGAAGTTTTGGGGAAGCCCTGGCTAAACATAAAGAGAATTTGAAGATCAAGGTAGAGAAGGTGCAGAAGTGGAGGGAGGCTCTAACTCAAGTTGCCAATTTATCTGGCTTGCATTCCGTGAAGAACAA GCCTGAGGCTCAACTTATTGAGGAAATCATTGCAGATATTTCCAAAGATTTATATTCTGTACCTTTGAAAGATGCCCCAAACCTAGTGGCAGTGGATTCTTGTATAAGGGAACTGGAATCGTTATTATGTCTTCCGTCAATGGATGTTCGTATGGTAGGAATTTGGGGTATGGGTGGCATCGGTAAGACCACCCTTGCTAGAGCTATTTATGAACAAATTTCTGGCCAATTTGAAGGTTGTTGCTTTCTTCCCAATGTAGAACATTTGGCAAGTAAAGGTGATGACTATTTAAGAAAAGAACTTCTTTCAAAGGTACTAAGGGATAAAAACATAGATGTGACAATCACTTCGGTGAAGGCAAGATTTCACTCAAAAAAGGTCCTTATTGTTATCGATAATGTGAACCACCGGTCAATATTAAAAACTTTAGTAGGAGAACTTGATTGGTTTGGGCCACAAAGTAGAATCATTATAACAACCAGGGATAAACATGTTCTAACCATGCATGGAGTGGATGTTATTTATGAAGTCCAGAAATTACAAGACGATAAAGCCACTGAGCTCTTTAATCATCATGCCTTTATAAACCACCCTCCTACAGAAGATGTTATGGAGCTCTCTCAGCGTGTAATAGCTTATGCTCAAGGTCTTCCATTGGCTCTTGAAGTTTTAGGAAGTTCTTTATGCaagaaaagcaaagatgaaTGGGAATGTGCACTGAATAAACTAGAAAAAATCCCTGACATGGAAATTCGCAAAGTGCTTCAAACAAGTTTTGATGAGTTAGATGATGACCAGAAGaatatatttttggatattgccattttttttaatgaggtGGAAGAAGATTTTACAACAGAAATGCTCAATAGTTTTGGTTTTTCTGCAATCAGTGGAATAAGAACCCTCATTGATAAGTCACTAATAAGAAATTTGGATGATGAGTTACATATGCATGATCTACTAATAGAAATGGGTAAAGAAATTGTCAGGCGAACTTCTCCTAAAGAGCCTGGTAAACGTACTAGATTATGGGAGCAACAAGATATCTGTCATGTACTGGAAAAAAATATG GGAACTGATGAAGTGGAAGTCATAGACTTTAACTTGTCTGGCTTAAAGGAAATATGTTTTACCACTGAAGCCTTTGGCAATATGAGCAAACTTAGATTGCTCGCGATCCATGAATCTAGCTTCTCCGACGACTCTGAATGTAGCTCCAGACTGATGCAATGTCAAGTACACATTTCTGATGACTTCAAATTTCATTATGATGAGTTGAGGCTCCTAATGTGGGAAGAATATCCTCTGAAATCATTGCCATCTGATTTTAAGTCCCAGAATCTTGTGTTCCTCTCCATGACTAAAAGCCACCTTACTCGGCTCTGGGAAGGAAACAGG gtttttaaaaacttaaaatatattgaTCTTAGCGACTCTAAATACCTGGCAGAAACTCCGGATTTCTCAAGGGTCGCCAATCTTAAAATCTTGAATTTTGAAGGTTGTACACAGTTGCGTAAAATTCACTCGTCTCTTGGAGATTTGGACAAACTCATTGGCTTGAGTTTCAAAAACTGCATAAACCTTGAGCATTTTCCAGGCCTGGATCAGTTGGTATCCCTTGAAGCTCTCAATCTCTCTGGTTGCTCAAAGCTAGAGAAGTTTCCGGTTATCTCACAGCCCATGCCATGCTTATCCAAGCTCTGTTTTGACGGGACTGCTATAACAGAACTCCCCTCCTCAATTGCTTATGCCACCAAGCTTGTTGTGCTGGATTTACAAAATTGCGAAAAGCTCCTGAGTCTTCCAAGCAGCATTTGTAAATTGGCACATCTTGAGACCCTTTCTCTTTCTGGCTGCTCAAGACTTGGAAAACCTCAAGTGAACTCAGACAACTTGGATGCTTTGCCAAGGATCTTGGATCGACTTTCTCATCTACGGGAGCTTCAGTTGCAAGATTGCAGGAGCCTTCGAGCATTGCCACCACTTCCATCAAGTATGGAACTTATAAATGCAAGTGATAATTGCACATCACTTGAGTACATCTCCCCTCAATCAGTTTTCCTATGTTTTGGAGGCTCTATATTTGGTAATTGCTTCCAACTGACCAAGTATCAAAGTAAGATGGGGCCTCATTTACGGAGAATGGCAACCCATTTTGACCAAGATAGATGGAAGTCCGCTTATGATCAA CAATACCCAAACGTTCAGGTGCCATTCAGTACTGTTTTTCCTGGAAGTACAATACCTGATTGGTTCATGCATTATAGTAAGGGGCATGAAGTAGATATAGATGTAGATCCAGATTGGTACGACAGTAGTTTCCTGGGTTTTGCACTTTCTGCTGTTATAGCACCCAAGGATGGGTCCATTACAAGGGGTTGGTCCACCTACTGTAACTTGGATTTACATGATCTTAATTCCGAATCCGAATCCGAATCCAGTTGGGTATGTTCCTTTACTGATGCTCGCACTTGCCAACTTGAAGATACGACAATTAATTCAGATCATCTGTGGCTGGCCTATGTACCATCGTTTTTGGGCTTCAATGATAAGAAATGGAGTCGCATTAAGTTTTCATTTAGTACAAGCAGGAAGTCCTGCATTGTGAAGCATTGGGGAGTTTGTCCATTGTACATTGAAGGTAGCAGTGATGACAACTATAACCATGATGGCGATTATTCCAGTGGGAGATGCTGCTTGAATGAGGGCCTTGGAGTGCAGACTAGTAATGACAACAACATTGATGATGAGGGGAATGCTTGTGGAAGTGTCCTTGATGATCTACGTGAATGGGGATTAGAAGATATCATAATCAGGAGAAGCCCTGAAGATGACCAACCCAGTGGACAGGTCTATGAAGATGCGAATGGCACACATGCCTGGAACCAAGAAAGGCTTCGGATGCAGCCAAACCCTCTCATAGCACAGACTAGTTATGGCCAGTACACTCATGAAAGGAATCCTGCTAAAAGTGTCCTTGATTATCGCTATGAATCCACATTTGAAGATGGCATAGTCAGGATGAGAAGCCTTCTTGAGGAGTACCCCGGAGTAATTGGTTTCTCTCCTACTGACTCACACTCCTGGGACCAAGAAAGGCTTGGGAGGCAGCCAAACCCTCCCATATCCAACAGTGAGACTGGGTTTTGGATTTGTATCACTATTTTTAGCTTCTTCTTTCTTGCTCACATTTTCCATTCCGCTTCATTTCGGATCTCACCACTTCTCGGCGTGTTACTCTTGCTTTTTATCTTTAGTCGGCTGTAG